A region of Salinibacter sp. 10B DNA encodes the following proteins:
- a CDS encoding BlaI/MecI/CopY family transcriptional regulator yields the protein MPPDLPLPTDAELAILRVLWTHGPATVRTVQERLDTDQGYTTVLKHLQLMLEKGLVTRDESGRAHVYAAVIEEADTQRRLVRDLLDRAFEGSARQLVMRALATEDVSRDELNQIRDLLDQFDETDDPA from the coding sequence ATGCCCCCCGACCTACCGCTCCCCACCGACGCTGAGCTCGCCATCCTGCGTGTGCTGTGGACACACGGCCCGGCCACGGTGCGCACCGTGCAGGAGCGTCTCGACACCGACCAGGGCTACACGACCGTGCTGAAGCACTTGCAGCTCATGCTGGAGAAGGGGCTCGTGACCCGCGACGAATCCGGCCGGGCCCACGTGTACGCGGCTGTGATCGAGGAGGCCGACACGCAGCGCCGCCTCGTCCGCGACCTGTTGGACCGGGCCTTTGAGGGATCGGCGCGCCAGCTCGTGATGCGGGCGCTCGCCACCGAGGACGTGTCCCGCGACGAGCTTAACCAAATCCGTGATCTTCTAGACCAGTTCGACGAGACCGATGACCCTGCCTGA